One segment of Niabella beijingensis DNA contains the following:
- a CDS encoding RNA recognition motif domain-containing protein, which produces MNMYVSNLGIHISDADLRGLFNPFGTVYSAKVITDKISGRSRGFGFVEMASASEAAMAMHTLDGKEVKGKKIAISVAKER; this is translated from the coding sequence ATGAACATGTATGTTTCGAATCTGGGGATTCATATTTCTGATGCAGATCTTCGTGGGCTTTTTAATCCATTTGGAACAGTATATTCTGCCAAAGTAATTACGGATAAGATCAGCGGCAGAAGCCGGGGCTTTGGATTTGTGGAAATGGCTTCCGCTTCGGAAGCTGCGATGGCCATGCATACACTGGATGGCAAAGAGGTTAAGGGAAAAAAAATTGCCATTTCCGTAGCAAAAGAGAGATAG
- a CDS encoding acyl-CoA desaturase translates to MTILIFFVALWYLSLFSQTFFQHRYAAHGAFTMTKFWERFFFLFSYITQGSSYMSPRAYAIMHRMHHAYTDTEKDPHSPNFSSNIFSMMWRTRTIYSGIVHNRYPVEPRFVRNLPEWGGFDHWANSPLSRLLWVAIYISFFLIFASSFWWFLLLPVVITMGAFHGALVNWFAHKYGYINFRLGNTSRNLLVVDVLMLGESYHNNHHKKPSSVNFGSRWHEIDPVYPIILLLKRLRIIHFSKKTTHLKT, encoded by the coding sequence ATGACTATTTTAATTTTTTTTGTTGCGCTGTGGTATCTTTCACTGTTCAGCCAAACCTTTTTTCAGCACCGGTATGCAGCACATGGAGCATTCACGATGACTAAGTTCTGGGAGCGTTTCTTCTTTCTGTTTTCCTATATTACACAAGGATCTTCATATATGAGCCCACGGGCGTATGCTATCATGCACCGGATGCATCATGCTTATACAGATACAGAAAAAGATCCGCATTCTCCAAATTTTTCTTCCAACATTTTCAGTATGATGTGGCGTACCAGAACCATTTACTCAGGTATTGTACACAACCGTTATCCCGTAGAGCCAAGATTCGTAAGGAACTTACCGGAGTGGGGAGGTTTTGACCACTGGGCAAACTCTCCACTGTCACGTCTGCTTTGGGTGGCAATATATATATCCTTCTTTTTAATCTTTGCATCTTCTTTCTGGTGGTTTTTATTGCTCCCTGTTGTTATTACGATGGGCGCGTTTCATGGTGCGCTGGTTAATTGGTTCGCCCATAAATACGGATATATAAATTTCAGACTCGGAAATACGTCGCGCAACTTGTTAGTAGTGGATGTGCTGATGCTGGGGGAATCGTACCACAATAATCATCATAAAAAGCCTTCTTCTGTAAATTTTGGCAGCCGCTGGCATGAAATTGATCCGGTATATCCTATTATTCTGTTATTAAAACGATTGCGCATCATACATTTTTCAAAAAAGACAACGCATCTTAAGACGTGA
- a CDS encoding relaxase/mobilization nuclease domain-containing protein → MIATITIGKSFAHCIGYCLEDKQKLTDEKKKELTAGDGLRHKNRAEILAYNQCYGNKKELAEQFSDVRKLSKRVEKPVLHASIRLAPGETLARHQWLSVAEEMAKELGVAGNQYLVVQHHDTKEQHIHLVANRVGFNGKAASTSNNFYKMDKLCRTLEKQYGLTAVLSPKQFLPKDQRLLPRHDVRKEKMKEDLKHCLRQATSLADFCGKMEQLGYTVIKGRGITFIDDKKVQVKGSELGYSLATIEKILLAKQVLQIGPDGQKADKRLSSHTPFIPGILDSGLIDMSTAGTQIASAAADLMAELFKTYYPAPDKLSAAEAMKQYYRYNKKKKKKRGFGI, encoded by the coding sequence ATGATCGCTACGATAACCATAGGGAAATCGTTTGCCCATTGTATTGGTTACTGTTTGGAAGATAAGCAGAAACTGACCGATGAAAAGAAAAAAGAGCTGACGGCCGGGGATGGTTTACGCCATAAAAACCGGGCGGAGATCCTGGCCTATAACCAGTGTTATGGTAATAAAAAGGAGCTGGCCGAACAGTTCAGCGATGTAAGAAAGCTGAGCAAACGGGTAGAAAAACCCGTGTTGCATGCCTCTATCCGGTTGGCTCCGGGAGAAACACTTGCCCGCCACCAGTGGTTATCCGTTGCAGAAGAAATGGCCAAAGAATTAGGTGTTGCCGGTAACCAATACCTCGTCGTTCAGCACCACGACACCAAAGAGCAGCACATTCACCTGGTAGCGAACCGGGTGGGCTTTAACGGAAAGGCCGCCAGCACCAGTAATAATTTTTACAAAATGGACAAGCTCTGCCGGACATTGGAAAAGCAGTACGGACTTACAGCCGTGCTCAGCCCCAAACAATTTTTACCAAAAGATCAGCGGTTATTGCCGAGACATGACGTCCGGAAAGAAAAAATGAAGGAAGACCTGAAGCATTGTCTCAGGCAGGCAACAAGCCTGGCTGACTTCTGCGGGAAGATGGAGCAATTGGGCTATACTGTTATCAAAGGGCGGGGAATTACATTTATTGATGACAAAAAAGTGCAGGTAAAAGGCTCAGAGCTGGGCTATTCCTTAGCCACCATTGAAAAGATCCTGTTGGCAAAACAGGTGCTGCAAATAGGACCGGATGGGCAAAAAGCTGATAAACGCTTGTCATCGCACACACCTTTTATACCTGGGATACTTGATTCGGGATTAATCGATATGAGTACAGCCGGCACCCAGATCGCGAGCGCCGCAGCCGACCTGATGGCCGAACTTTTTAAAACCTATTACCCCGCACCGGACAAACTGTCTGCAGCCGAGGCCATGAAACAATACTACCGCTACAATAAAAAGAAGAAGAAAAAACGCGGCTTTGGCATTTAG
- a CDS encoding plasmid mobilization protein gives MKQEYKPVKNKGGRPFKAIKRNVVLTLKCSRYEQVRIAGNAKKAGMSLSEFLRSMGLHGKIVVTEKALPKEILLLTGTLNHMAANLNQLTKRHNSVMDILTPVDRAALDILSKELKGIATTIKIYLQ, from the coding sequence ATGAAGCAAGAATATAAACCCGTTAAAAACAAAGGCGGCAGGCCGTTTAAGGCTATTAAACGCAATGTAGTGTTGACGCTCAAGTGCAGCAGGTATGAGCAGGTGAGAATTGCTGGTAACGCTAAAAAAGCGGGAATGTCCTTATCCGAATTTTTACGCTCAATGGGGCTGCACGGAAAAATTGTCGTAACAGAAAAAGCATTGCCCAAAGAAATTTTATTGCTTACCGGCACCCTCAATCACATGGCAGCAAACCTGAACCAGCTTACAAAAAGGCACAACAGCGTGATGGATATTTTAACGCCGGTAGATCGTGCTGCGCTGGATATTTTGTCAAAAGAGTTGAAGGGAATTGCAACTACTATAAAAATATATTTACAATGA
- a CDS encoding toprim domain-containing protein, which translates to MKRITTTDAKQIDLVDYLESLGFYPDTRVSRNQEYWYLSPLPGRNENSPSFKVDRRKGLWYDHGVGKGGSIIDFCMQYHRCGITDALNKLQDFLSFHRSPVQNLTVPVSAPFLDKEKKIRVVSIGSIVSPALITYLEQRKIPLEIAREYCREVQYELNTRKYYAIGFGNDAGGYELRNAYFKGSVAPKSVSFLNNRAEEISVFEGFFDFQTYAAIQKTAITNTNILVLNSLAFLEKARPVMEQHTSIYLYLDRDNAGQKCTTQLVKENSKYKDHSLLYEGYADLNEWLTRQNLSLHKQGLEKNEPEEIARPAQKRGMGLGR; encoded by the coding sequence ATGAAACGCATTACTACAACTGACGCAAAACAAATCGACCTGGTCGATTATCTTGAATCTCTGGGATTTTATCCTGATACCCGGGTGAGCCGTAACCAGGAATATTGGTATTTATCCCCTCTGCCGGGAAGAAATGAAAATAGTCCTTCCTTTAAAGTTGATCGGAGAAAAGGCCTGTGGTATGATCATGGAGTTGGCAAAGGCGGCAGCATTATTGATTTTTGTATGCAATATCACCGCTGTGGTATCACTGACGCATTGAACAAATTACAGGATTTTCTTTCTTTTCATCGCAGCCCAGTTCAAAATCTAACGGTTCCGGTTAGCGCTCCATTTCTTGACAAAGAGAAAAAGATCCGGGTAGTTTCCATAGGCTCAATTGTATCACCGGCGCTTATCACTTACCTGGAACAGCGGAAGATACCGCTCGAAATAGCACGGGAATATTGCCGGGAGGTGCAATATGAGCTCAACACCCGAAAATATTACGCTATAGGTTTTGGCAATGATGCCGGGGGTTACGAGTTGCGTAATGCATACTTTAAAGGAAGCGTGGCGCCTAAAAGCGTATCCTTTTTGAACAACCGCGCTGAGGAGATCAGTGTTTTTGAAGGTTTTTTTGATTTCCAAACCTATGCTGCCATTCAAAAAACAGCGATCACTAATACAAACATTTTGGTGCTCAACTCCCTGGCTTTTCTTGAAAAAGCCCGGCCGGTGATGGAGCAGCATACTTCCATATACCTATACCTGGATCGTGATAACGCCGGACAAAAATGTACGACTCAGCTTGTAAAAGAAAATTCAAAATATAAAGATCATAGCCTGCTTTATGAGGGCTATGCTGATCTGAACGAATGGCTGACCCGGCAAAACCTTTCCCTTCACAAGCAGGGGTTGGAAAAAAATGAACCCGAAGAAATTGCCCGCCCCGCTCAAAAACGGGGTATGGGTCTCGGCAGATAG
- a CDS encoding helix-turn-helix domain-containing protein → MDTVFLPNEGDFRRWIREAVKECLENIPAPANQTSEEGEPLLNRKEIAGMFRISLVTLHDWMNRGLPFHKQGGRVYFIRSEVLEYVKQKKNIHYQPNEK, encoded by the coding sequence ATGGATACAGTTTTTTTACCTAATGAAGGAGACTTCCGCCGGTGGATCAGGGAAGCCGTGAAAGAATGCCTGGAAAATATTCCCGCACCCGCTAATCAAACGAGTGAAGAAGGCGAGCCATTGCTAAACCGGAAAGAGATCGCTGGCATGTTCCGGATTTCCTTGGTGACCCTGCATGATTGGATGAATCGCGGCTTGCCATTTCATAAACAAGGCGGCCGGGTTTATTTTATCCGGTCAGAAGTGCTGGAATATGTGAAACAAAAAAAGAACATTCATTATCAACCGAATGAAAAATGA
- a CDS encoding alpha/beta fold hydrolase — MSTKIFKLFISKEIGVVSAKYMAPANPKCMLTLAHGAGAGMDHSFMEGLATALSKAGIASFRFNFPFSENKKRRPDSPPAAHQTIASAITKAHELHPKLPLFVAGKSFGGRMSSQYLSAYPKSAVKGIIFYGFPLHPSSKPSTDRADHLKTLKIPTLFLQGSKDALAMWALIEPVCKSLKKATLVRFEGADHSFKAGKTNIIPLLVEETNNWIEKTLNNAPA, encoded by the coding sequence ATGAGTACAAAAATATTCAAACTATTCATTTCTAAGGAAATTGGTGTAGTGTCTGCAAAATATATGGCTCCGGCGAACCCCAAATGTATGTTGACGTTGGCCCATGGCGCAGGTGCGGGCATGGACCATTCATTTATGGAGGGCCTGGCTACCGCACTCTCAAAAGCAGGTATTGCTAGCTTTCGGTTTAATTTCCCCTTTTCCGAAAACAAGAAGAGACGTCCAGATTCCCCACCTGCGGCCCACCAGACAATAGCTTCGGCAATAACAAAAGCCCATGAATTGCATCCTAAACTACCGTTATTTGTCGCTGGAAAATCGTTTGGAGGAAGAATGAGTTCACAATATCTATCGGCCTATCCGAAGAGCGCGGTTAAAGGAATTATCTTTTACGGATTTCCACTACACCCTTCCAGCAAACCTTCTACGGATCGGGCAGACCATCTGAAAACGCTCAAAATTCCTACACTTTTCTTACAAGGAAGCAAAGACGCTTTGGCTATGTGGGCGTTAATTGAACCCGTATGTAAATCCTTAAAAAAGGCAACCCTTGTGAGATTTGAAGGCGCGGATCACTCTTTTAAAGCAGGAAAAACGAATATAATCCCATTACTGGTGGAGGAAACGAATAATTGGATAGAAAAAACATTGAATAACGCTCCTGCGTGA
- a CDS encoding helix-turn-helix transcriptional regulator: MGISVNDFFRPIKLQENSHNLDYTKVKPYIQCVRSMSLVTYQSIYLIDYYTRGFAYVSDNPIFLCGKTPAQVLREGYLFYLQNVPMSDLELLLKINEAGFHFYNNIPSDEKTDYSISYDFHLMQSTQRTILINHKLTPLLLDRDANIWIALCLVSLSSHRHSGNIEISKRAANTYYEFDMTANKWIEREKVKLNKKEKEVLIMSGQGVTMGEMAERLFISLDTVKFHRKNILKKLNAKNISEAIAAAANHSII; this comes from the coding sequence ATGGGAATCAGCGTAAATGATTTCTTTCGACCAATTAAGTTGCAAGAAAACAGTCATAATTTAGATTACACAAAAGTAAAACCATACATACAGTGCGTGCGATCAATGTCTTTAGTCACCTATCAGAGTATCTATTTGATCGATTATTATACACGGGGGTTTGCGTATGTTTCTGATAATCCGATTTTTTTATGCGGGAAAACCCCGGCACAGGTATTAAGAGAAGGCTATCTTTTTTATCTTCAAAATGTGCCAATGAGTGATCTTGAATTGTTGCTAAAGATAAATGAAGCTGGATTTCATTTTTACAATAATATCCCCAGCGATGAAAAAACGGACTATTCCATTTCCTATGATTTTCATTTAATGCAATCTACTCAAAGAACTATTTTAATTAACCATAAATTAACTCCACTTCTGCTAGATAGGGATGCAAATATCTGGATCGCCTTATGTCTGGTATCTCTTTCATCACATCGTCATTCTGGAAACATTGAGATTTCTAAACGAGCGGCAAATACGTATTATGAATTTGATATGACCGCCAATAAATGGATTGAACGTGAAAAGGTAAAATTGAATAAGAAGGAAAAAGAGGTTTTAATTATGTCCGGTCAGGGAGTTACAATGGGGGAGATGGCAGAACGTCTGTTTATCTCACTTGATACAGTCAAATTTCACAGAAAAAATATCTTAAAGAAGCTAAATGCAAAAAACATTTCAGAAGCTATTGCCGCTGCAGCAAACCATTCCATCATTTAA
- a CDS encoding ThiF family adenylyltransferase has translation MNRYSRNSLYISEAEQARLKSTQILIAGCGIGSNIAECSLRLGFENLCLIDGDTVELSNLNRQNYHSYDIAHYKAEALEDRLKKINPEANIKIMSSYITNDNIDTFIQRQTIAINALDFTSSVPFLFDTLCQERSIPILHPYNFGWGALIFVVLPNGQNLTTISSDPIGFEKKVAAYLLNHLKGKQKEWVSSILDRYEKTGSNIPPPQLAVGSWLAAGACTNLLYNIAVNKPIRSFPDFYFLTANE, from the coding sequence ATGAACCGCTATTCGAGAAACAGCCTTTATATATCTGAAGCAGAACAAGCACGTCTGAAATCCACCCAAATTCTAATCGCTGGTTGTGGAATCGGCAGTAACATTGCAGAGTGCTCGCTCAGGCTTGGCTTTGAGAACCTTTGCCTCATAGACGGTGACACTGTCGAACTTTCTAACCTAAACCGTCAAAATTACCACTCCTATGACATAGCCCATTATAAGGCTGAAGCATTGGAGGATCGATTAAAAAAAATCAATCCGGAGGCTAATATAAAAATCATGTCATCTTACATTACAAACGATAATATTGATACTTTCATCCAAAGACAAACTATTGCCATCAATGCATTGGATTTTACATCATCTGTACCATTTCTCTTCGATACACTCTGCCAGGAAAGGAGTATTCCAATTTTACACCCCTATAATTTTGGTTGGGGCGCATTGATATTTGTAGTACTTCCCAATGGTCAAAATTTAACTACGATTTCATCTGACCCTATTGGTTTTGAAAAAAAAGTAGCTGCTTATTTACTTAACCACTTAAAGGGAAAACAAAAGGAATGGGTTAGCTCTATTTTGGACCGTTATGAGAAAACGGGCAGCAATATTCCTCCTCCTCAGTTAGCTGTTGGCTCCTGGTTGGCTGCGGGTGCCTGCACAAACCTTCTATATAACATTGCAGTAAACAAACCTATAAGATCCTTTCCTGATTTTTATTTTTTGACTGCAAACGAATAA
- a CDS encoding thiol-activated cytolysin family protein — MKKYSLLVMAIAVLVSCSKRMDVQKANPDGLKNGTQFMNLKRYQYKPTVFNLMDNSTAQGVFNQKKQNTITFLRDSLWPNNAGKTSFYESTEIPAILPETRMKLYLGAILRGDQAVDVENFTPLRIPITDRNPITMYANFPTDSIYRTVMPSPIQDASYIRAALKAGTGTQVQSFTYEMNQFKKTEELKKSFGANLKVGNILDVSYLDTSAAGMQKTKVRAEFIQENFAVNIEPPIYEPFLKPTVDMGQFGGYDPLIVSSVTYGRKGIFIMESDSSYDMVRKTLSVALTLSAEMVSSLVAGDSSKLGNNFSITLGLRLTKEQRETIENSKVYVYVIGVDGKSTVQAVTGGLAGFAEVIAKSGGFSPESPGVPLYYTLNYLSDFGTFRNPFQVNVSN; from the coding sequence ATGAAAAAGTATTCCCTGCTTGTGATGGCGATTGCTGTGTTGGTCTCCTGTTCAAAAAGAATGGATGTACAAAAGGCCAACCCAGATGGGCTGAAGAACGGCACCCAGTTCATGAATCTTAAACGGTATCAGTATAAACCAACCGTTTTTAATTTAATGGATAATTCTACTGCGCAAGGTGTTTTTAATCAAAAAAAGCAAAATACAATAACTTTTTTGAGAGATAGTTTGTGGCCCAATAATGCCGGAAAAACTTCGTTCTATGAATCGACTGAGATTCCGGCAATCCTCCCGGAAACCAGGATGAAATTGTATTTAGGTGCAATATTGCGCGGGGACCAGGCGGTAGATGTAGAAAACTTCACTCCTTTGAGAATACCAATAACCGACCGGAACCCAATTACGATGTACGCGAACTTCCCAACTGATAGTATTTACAGAACTGTGATGCCGTCGCCAATACAGGATGCCTCTTATATACGGGCCGCCTTAAAGGCTGGAACAGGAACACAGGTGCAATCGTTTACTTACGAAATGAACCAGTTCAAAAAAACTGAGGAGCTGAAAAAATCATTTGGCGCGAACCTGAAGGTTGGTAATATCCTGGATGTAAGTTATCTTGATACGTCTGCTGCGGGAATGCAAAAAACGAAGGTAAGAGCAGAATTTATTCAAGAAAATTTTGCTGTAAACATCGAACCCCCCATTTACGAACCCTTCTTGAAACCAACAGTTGATATGGGGCAGTTTGGTGGATACGATCCGTTAATCGTTAGCTCTGTTACCTATGGTAGAAAAGGTATTTTTATTATGGAATCGGATTCTTCATACGATATGGTGCGAAAGACTTTAAGCGTGGCCTTAACATTGTCTGCGGAAATGGTAAGTAGTTTAGTTGCTGGTGATTCAAGTAAACTTGGGAATAATTTCAGCATCACACTGGGTCTTCGTCTTACAAAAGAGCAAAGAGAAACTATTGAAAACTCTAAAGTTTATGTTTATGTAATTGGGGTTGACGGAAAATCTACCGTTCAGGCTGTAACGGGAGGTCTGGCCGGTTTTGCGGAAGTTATTGCTAAGAGTGGCGGCTTCTCTCCTGAAAGTCCTGGTGTACCCTTGTATTATACATTAAACTATCTGAGCGATTTTGGAACATTCAGGAATCCGTTCCAGGTCAATGTCTCGAATTAG
- a CDS encoding thiol-activated cytolysin family protein: MILSVFKFMRKSIILLALLFSLFGCQKKDLIPAHVKEEKNTGNRKLLADHFKDLKIETFNPVIISKSRKFLDEIIASKKLNTLLFLRDSSWSYGLGKSSFYESDEMIVTPDNESYVYPGSIIKSASISTGDFAPLKGYTKKPIQVGVTFPSGKGYGSIASPSLSGSRIFLRDALMDPGFVGTQLLDFLFASSAFSYFNETKLSYGYNLNEKRLFSSVNTSFNNTSGRTDYSTGLIATYTVKNFQYYMEDPLEGELLDVASLPAGTLEGVSPVYINSVTYGRFGFLLIETNNNSYQTQMVFEKLVKKLFNKTQESLTMEEKTLVESSRITLYLLGSPNGASITQLLINPGAESLSDFISESLGSFTALDPGVPISFTAKYLKDNSKFKTVFQLDFPN; encoded by the coding sequence ATGATTTTATCAGTTTTTAAGTTTATGCGAAAAAGTATTATTTTATTAGCGCTCCTTTTCTCTTTGTTTGGTTGTCAAAAAAAAGATTTAATCCCGGCACATGTTAAAGAGGAAAAAAACACTGGCAACCGAAAGCTATTGGCAGACCACTTTAAGGATCTAAAGATTGAAACTTTCAACCCGGTAATTATCAGTAAAAGCAGAAAATTTTTGGATGAGATTATTGCGTCAAAGAAACTTAATACGCTTTTGTTTCTAAGAGACAGTAGCTGGTCCTATGGTTTAGGAAAGTCGTCCTTCTACGAATCCGATGAGATGATTGTTACTCCCGATAACGAATCCTACGTATATCCGGGGTCAATTATTAAATCAGCTTCAATTAGTACCGGGGATTTTGCTCCGTTAAAGGGCTATACTAAAAAGCCGATTCAGGTTGGCGTAACATTTCCTTCGGGAAAGGGGTATGGTAGTATTGCATCTCCATCTTTGTCTGGTAGCCGCATTTTTTTACGCGATGCACTAATGGATCCTGGGTTTGTGGGAACGCAGCTTCTGGATTTTCTGTTCGCGTCTTCTGCTTTCTCTTACTTTAATGAAACCAAGTTGTCATATGGTTACAATTTAAATGAAAAGCGATTATTTTCCTCAGTGAACACCTCTTTTAATAATACTTCAGGACGTACGGACTACTCAACAGGTCTTATAGCAACTTATACTGTTAAGAACTTTCAATATTATATGGAAGATCCCCTGGAGGGAGAGTTGTTAGATGTGGCCTCGCTACCGGCCGGTACTCTTGAGGGTGTTTCTCCTGTGTATATTAATTCAGTTACTTATGGTCGTTTTGGCTTCTTGTTGATAGAAACCAATAACAACAGTTATCAAACTCAAATGGTGTTTGAGAAACTAGTGAAAAAGCTGTTTAATAAAACTCAAGAATCATTAACAATGGAGGAAAAAACACTGGTTGAGTCCAGCAGAATTACTTTGTACTTGTTAGGAAGCCCGAATGGAGCCTCTATAACTCAGTTGCTGATTAATCCTGGAGCAGAAAGTCTGTCTGATTTTATTTCGGAAAGCCTGGGCTCATTTACAGCACTGGACCCCGGTGTTCCTATTTCTTTTACGGCAAAGTATTTGAAGGATAATAGTAAATTCAAAACCGTATTTCAGCTTGATTTTCCCAATTAA
- a CDS encoding thiol-activated cytolysin family protein, which yields MNRIVRATMLLLLIYCVGCTKRDIAEVPENVKSGKPGWYANLKKADLKSFSITTPKYSDPNDANGLLGRRKRNGDPGDGPDPIMGTYPTGPGIIFHPINGGNEDPNAIMYRQSFKSNVFVVEDQAMSLNIFPGAILNGRSISSTAFSPAMLTGISGNIRPINISTSLPVSSGAVARTYMARPSNDRAFVRTALTDLENLNPGRVGAARLQVEKDSFNVYEELKTLYGYNKNIDIFIASGGSSSQNGSHDIQGNAGIKIKFFQQNFTIDVDVPSDYSELFDPTGLDTSSVFGGYSPYYVSSVTYGRMGIMTIESSTDASTLYSIVNKQINILGGVVGGGTQLTQQEKDILNNADIKVRLTGIGVSADRPIVVNGLQGFIETLSANATYSKDDPGIPISFRLRYLVDDTNVEAPFDINYGPFDKPYVKMHNGSYSEQTGNPFYRRADLFVSFFKDRLGASPYTGVPNFLSVKYEKVVNTTSYNNYLPSYSHRTEGPYEFYNKLKSSIYYIGNFTFYYHAIYGSEANSTKDEIYYQLIPSDYYSIIP from the coding sequence ATGAATCGAATTGTACGTGCAACCATGTTGCTACTGCTGATCTATTGCGTTGGTTGTACCAAACGCGATATTGCTGAAGTTCCGGAGAATGTTAAATCCGGGAAACCCGGCTGGTATGCAAATCTGAAAAAAGCAGATTTAAAATCTTTCAGCATTACTACGCCGAAGTATAGCGATCCAAACGATGCAAACGGGCTGCTGGGACGCAGAAAGAGGAATGGTGACCCGGGCGATGGTCCAGATCCTATTATGGGAACCTATCCCACCGGTCCTGGGATTATTTTTCATCCTATTAACGGCGGCAATGAAGATCCGAATGCGATCATGTACCGGCAGAGCTTTAAATCCAATGTGTTTGTAGTGGAGGATCAGGCAATGAGCCTCAATATTTTCCCCGGAGCAATTTTAAATGGCAGGAGTATCAGTTCTACAGCGTTTAGCCCGGCGATGTTAACCGGGATTTCCGGCAATATAAGACCAATTAATATTTCTACCAGTCTTCCTGTGAGCAGCGGAGCAGTTGCCAGAACCTATATGGCAAGGCCGAGCAACGACCGGGCTTTTGTACGCACGGCTCTTACAGACCTGGAGAACCTGAACCCCGGCCGTGTAGGCGCTGCCCGGTTGCAAGTTGAAAAGGATTCTTTTAACGTATATGAGGAATTGAAGACCCTGTACGGCTACAATAAGAATATCGATATTTTTATAGCAAGCGGAGGAAGCTCCTCACAGAACGGCTCCCATGACATTCAGGGTAATGCGGGAATTAAGATTAAGTTTTTCCAGCAAAACTTTACCATTGATGTAGATGTGCCTTCGGATTACAGTGAATTGTTTGATCCGACAGGTCTTGACACGAGCAGTGTGTTTGGAGGTTACAGCCCGTATTATGTGAGCAGTGTTACTTATGGAAGAATGGGTATAATGACCATTGAATCAAGCACGGATGCATCGACCCTGTACAGTATAGTAAATAAACAGATCAACATACTGGGTGGTGTTGTTGGTGGTGGTACACAGCTGACGCAGCAGGAAAAAGACATCCTGAATAATGCGGATATAAAGGTGAGGTTGACAGGTATTGGGGTTAGTGCTGATCGGCCGATTGTGGTAAATGGATTACAGGGCTTTATAGAGACATTGAGTGCAAATGCTACCTATTCAAAAGATGATCCGGGTATACCGATTAGTTTCAGGCTGCGCTACCTGGTTGATGACACGAATGTAGAGGCTCCTTTTGATATTAATTACGGCCCCTTTGATAAGCCATACGTTAAAATGCACAATGGAAGCTATAGTGAACAAACGGGCAATCCTTTTTACAGAAGGGCAGATTTATTTGTTAGCTTCTTTAAAGATAGGCTGGGAGCTTCTCCATATACTGGGGTTCCTAATTTCCTTTCTGTCAAGTATGAAAAAGTTGTTAATACAACATCATACAATAATTATCTTCCATCGTATAGTCATCGCACTGAAGGCCCGTACGAATTCTATAACAAGCTGAAATCATCGATCTATTACATTGGCAATTTCACTTTTTATTATCATGCGATCTACGGATCAGAAGCCAATTCTACTAAGGACGAAATTTATTATCAGTTAATTCCAAGTGATTATTATTCCATAATACCATAG